From Flavobacterium alkalisoli, the proteins below share one genomic window:
- a CDS encoding TlpA disulfide reductase family protein — protein MKHTFKTIIAALIIFTTSLISCDKKEDKTESKKFTITGNFLTPYNDTVFFFHADKKDYAIVKNNTFKLEGTIDNVEEMCGHFFLKPFGSEVRVYLDNGDIKIDFEYIESKGPKPVKFLFAKKVEGSRNHKIWDNYRAFTLENNEKENYADLVVKNLKKNIDSFPNSPVHGSVLSVNSRDLLNATQIEEIKSIIDTSFMLSEDLRATNTTLKSKLSVQNGTTVKNFALQSTEGKTENFYTPNNKFTIIDFWASWCSECRIENKELPELAKKHGDKLEIINISLDDNAEKWKKAIEKDGLIWNNYIAGDLKTEIKKHYGITAIPYKIFLDPKGKIIGINQSYKQIDAILEKE, from the coding sequence ATGAAACACACCTTCAAAACCATTATTGCAGCATTAATTATATTCACAACATCACTAATAAGCTGCGACAAAAAAGAGGACAAAACCGAAAGTAAAAAATTTACCATTACAGGTAACTTTCTAACTCCGTATAACGACACTGTATTTTTTTTTCATGCCGACAAAAAAGACTATGCCATAGTAAAAAACAATACATTTAAACTTGAAGGCACGATTGACAATGTTGAAGAAATGTGCGGTCACTTTTTCTTAAAACCCTTTGGTAGTGAAGTCCGTGTTTATTTAGACAACGGAGACATTAAAATTGACTTTGAATATATTGAAAGTAAAGGACCTAAACCTGTAAAGTTTCTTTTTGCAAAAAAAGTAGAAGGTTCCCGTAACCATAAAATATGGGATAATTATCGCGCTTTTACATTAGAAAATAATGAAAAAGAAAACTATGCAGACCTTGTAGTAAAAAACCTTAAAAAAAATATAGATTCGTTTCCTAACTCTCCCGTACATGGCAGTGTTTTAAGTGTAAATTCACGTGATCTATTGAATGCCACCCAGATTGAAGAAATAAAAAGCATTATTGACACCTCTTTTATGCTTAGTGAAGATCTTAGGGCCACGAACACTACATTAAAATCAAAATTAAGCGTACAAAACGGGACTACTGTAAAAAACTTTGCTCTACAAAGTACCGAAGGCAAAACCGAAAACTTTTACACCCCAAACAACAAATTCACTATTATTGATTTTTGGGCATCATGGTGTAGTGAATGCAGGATAGAGAACAAAGAACTACCTGAACTGGCTAAAAAACATGGAGACAAGCTGGAAATAATAAATATTTCCCTGGATGACAATGCTGAAAAATGGAAAAAGGCTATTGAAAAAGATGGGCTAATATGGAATAACTATATTGCAGGCGACCTAAAAACTGAAATAAAAAAACATTACGGAATAACAGCCATTCCCTATAAAATTTTCCTTGACCCTAAAGGCAAAATTATAGGCATCAACCAAAGCTATAAGCAAATAGATGCCATACTGGAAAAGGAATAA
- a CDS encoding YiiX/YebB-like N1pC/P60 family cysteine hydrolase — MKKIIFFFLLSANLFAQKTELKDGDLIFQDMDCGPLCDAIEAVTEGYNGNDFSHMGMVYHRNDSIYIIEAAGSAVRLTPLEKFSKNTSKPMYVGRLKKKFRKIIPKAIDFSIQQLGIPYDDAYVYDNGAYYCSELIYDAFKHANNNKPFFELQPMTYKEPGTDNFFPAWVDYYKSIDAEIPEGLPGCNPGGISVSHKIEVIFAF; from the coding sequence ATGAAAAAAATAATTTTCTTTTTTCTGTTATCGGCAAACCTCTTTGCACAAAAAACAGAACTTAAAGACGGCGACCTTATTTTTCAGGATATGGACTGCGGCCCTTTATGCGATGCCATAGAAGCAGTAACCGAAGGCTATAACGGCAACGATTTTAGCCATATGGGTATGGTATACCATCGCAACGATAGTATTTACATTATTGAAGCTGCCGGGAGTGCCGTTCGTCTTACTCCGTTGGAAAAGTTTTCAAAAAACACCAGCAAACCCATGTACGTAGGCAGGCTTAAAAAGAAGTTCCGAAAAATCATACCTAAGGCTATAGATTTTTCCATACAACAGCTTGGTATTCCTTATGATGATGCTTATGTGTATGACAATGGTGCTTACTATTGCAGCGAATTGATATATGATGCTTTTAAGCATGCCAACAATAACAAACCTTTTTTTGAGCTGCAACCCATGACCTATAAAGAACCGGGAACAGATAACTTTTTTCCTGCATGGGTAGACTATTACAAAAGCATAGATGCCGAAATTCCCGAAGGTTTACCGGGATGTAATCCGGGTGGGATATCTGTATCACATAAGATTGAGGTTATTTTTGCGTTCTGA
- the truB gene encoding tRNA pseudouridine(55) synthase TruB, producing MTPESFQEGKVLLIDKPLQWSSFQAVNKIKWALKKHMGLKKIKVGHAGTLDPLATGLLIVCTGKFTKRIPELQGMEKEYTGTFYLGATTPSYDLETEVDATFPTDHITEELIQETTKQFMGEIDQKPPVFSAIKKDGKRLYEHARKGEEVEIASRKVTVHEFEITRIALPEVDFRIVCSKGTYIRSIANDFGQAMQSGSHLTALRRTKIGEFSVEGALTPDAFEDEIKSFSQE from the coding sequence ATGACGCCGGAAAGTTTTCAGGAAGGAAAAGTATTATTGATAGACAAACCACTGCAATGGAGCTCTTTTCAGGCAGTAAACAAAATCAAGTGGGCACTTAAAAAGCATATGGGGCTTAAAAAGATTAAGGTAGGCCATGCCGGAACCCTTGACCCCTTAGCTACCGGACTCCTTATTGTATGTACCGGAAAATTTACCAAACGTATACCGGAACTACAGGGAATGGAAAAGGAATACACCGGAACCTTTTATCTTGGTGCAACAACACCGTCTTACGACCTTGAAACGGAAGTTGACGCTACCTTTCCTACTGACCATATAACCGAAGAACTTATACAGGAAACCACAAAGCAGTTTATGGGTGAAATAGACCAGAAACCGCCTGTTTTCTCCGCCATAAAAAAAGACGGTAAACGACTTTATGAACATGCCCGTAAAGGCGAGGAAGTAGAAATTGCTTCACGCAAGGTAACCGTTCATGAATTTGAAATAACACGCATAGCACTACCCGAGGTTGATTTCAGGATTGTTTGCAGCAAAGGAACCTACATCCGTTCCATAGCAAATGATTTTGGGCAGGCGATGCAAAGCGGATCGCACCTAACCGCATTAAGACGAACAAAAATCGGAGAATTTTCAGTAGAGGGTGCCCTTACCCCCGATGCTTTTGAAGATGAAATTAAAAGTTTTAGTCAGGAATAA
- a CDS encoding undecaprenyl-diphosphate phosphatase encodes MDLLQAIIIAIIEGLTEYLPVSSTGHMIIASSFFGIAGDDFTKLFTIVIQLGAILAVIALYFKRFFQSVDFYLKLLVAFMPAVVLGLLLSDFIDSLLESPLTVAISLVIGGVILLKVDEWFGDSENTEISYGTALKIGFFQCIAMIPGVSRSGASIVGGMSQKLSRKAAAEFSFFLAVPTMFGATAKKSYDYYKAGFELSQDQVNMLIVGNVVAFVVAMLAINTFINYLSRHGFKMFGYYRIIAGLAVILIHYFIHPLTII; translated from the coding sequence ATGGATTTACTGCAGGCTATTATTATTGCCATTATTGAGGGCTTAACCGAATATTTACCCGTTTCATCTACCGGACACATGATTATCGCTTCTTCCTTTTTCGGGATTGCAGGCGACGACTTTACCAAACTTTTTACCATTGTCATACAGCTGGGTGCCATACTTGCGGTTATCGCACTGTATTTTAAGCGTTTTTTCCAGAGTGTAGACTTTTACCTTAAACTGCTGGTAGCTTTTATGCCTGCCGTAGTATTAGGTCTTCTTTTAAGTGATTTTATAGACTCATTACTTGAAAGCCCGCTAACGGTAGCCATATCTCTGGTTATTGGCGGAGTTATACTTTTAAAGGTAGACGAATGGTTTGGTGATTCGGAAAATACTGAGATAAGCTATGGCACTGCATTAAAAATAGGATTCTTTCAATGTATCGCCATGATACCGGGGGTATCGCGAAGCGGTGCCAGTATTGTAGGCGGTATGTCGCAAAAACTATCGCGCAAGGCAGCGGCAGAGTTTTCTTTCTTCCTGGCTGTACCAACCATGTTTGGCGCAACAGCAAAAAAATCATACGACTATTATAAAGCCGGATTCGAGCTTTCTCAGGATCAGGTAAACATGCTTATTGTAGGTAATGTGGTTGCGTTTGTGGTAGCCATGCTGGCAATAAACACTTTTATCAACTACCTGAGCAGACACGGCTTTAAGATGTTTGGCTACTACAGGATTATTGCCGGACTGGCAGTTATACTGATACATTACTTTATTCACCCGCTTACAATTATTTAA
- a CDS encoding DUF3098 domain-containing protein has product MGNEIKTKFLFEKENYKILLIGIAVITIGFILMSGGGSDDPTKWSDAIFNFRRIRLAPTVVLIGFGITIYAILKDPEAKAKKGERFPEDSEIKNFKK; this is encoded by the coding sequence ATGGGTAACGAGATAAAAACCAAATTCCTTTTTGAAAAGGAAAATTATAAAATACTACTTATAGGAATTGCAGTTATAACCATTGGCTTTATTTTAATGTCCGGAGGTGGCAGTGATGACCCAACCAAATGGAGCGATGCCATTTTTAATTTCAGAAGGATAAGACTGGCTCCTACTGTGGTGCTTATAGGTTTTGGTATTACTATCTATGCCATACTTAAAGACCCGGAAGCAAAAGCAAAAAAAGGAGAAAGATTCCCTGAAGATTCTGAAATTAAAAACTTCAAGAAATAA
- a CDS encoding cell division protein FtsX — MASSFDQFQKRRLISSYFSVILIIFIVLTLLGALGLFVINTEKISGYVKENIPLTVYFKREANDSVVTAFGKQLKDAPYIKDYNFVTKEDAAEKNKDILGDFETLIDNPLFDSYDIHLKSAYVQSDSIKNIDVEFRSNPMVADVSYDAVVVEMANENIKKISYWILIITGGLTFVAMLLINSSLRLSIYSHRFTIKTMQMVGATKSFIRRPFIWRGIKLGLIGALLAIAALLWLVNYVDEKLPFLNIWKDWVPTAIVMGGVLGFGIIIAAISTFFATQRFLNLRTDDLY; from the coding sequence ATGGCATCATCTTTTGATCAGTTTCAAAAAAGAAGACTCATTTCCTCTTATTTCTCGGTTATTCTAATCATTTTCATAGTACTTACATTGCTTGGGGCTTTAGGTCTTTTTGTAATAAATACAGAAAAGATATCGGGCTATGTAAAGGAAAACATACCGCTTACCGTTTACTTTAAAAGGGAAGCAAATGACAGTGTGGTTACCGCTTTTGGCAAACAGCTTAAAGATGCGCCTTATATTAAAGACTACAATTTTGTAACAAAAGAGGATGCCGCCGAAAAGAACAAAGACATTTTAGGTGACTTTGAAACCCTTATAGACAATCCGCTTTTTGATTCTTACGACATACACTTAAAAAGCGCATACGTTCAGTCAGACAGTATTAAGAACATAGATGTTGAGTTCAGGTCTAACCCTATGGTGGCCGATGTTAGCTATGATGCTGTAGTAGTAGAAATGGCGAACGAAAATATAAAGAAAATAAGCTACTGGATACTTATTATTACAGGAGGGCTTACCTTTGTAGCCATGCTGCTTATAAACAGCTCGCTTAGGCTTTCTATCTATTCACACCGTTTTACCATTAAGACCATGCAGATGGTAGGAGCTACAAAATCATTCATAAGAAGGCCATTTATATGGAGAGGTATTAAGCTTGGGCTTATAGGCGCACTGCTTGCCATTGCTGCATTATTATGGCTGGTAAACTATGTAGACGAAAAACTTCCGTTCCTTAACATCTGGAAAGACTGGGTACCTACAGCCATAGTTATGGGAGGAGTACTGGGCTTTGGTATAATAATCGCTGCCATAAGTACGTTCTTTGCTACGCAGCGTTTCCTTAACCTAAGGACAGACGATTTATATTAA
- the leuS gene encoding leucine--tRNA ligase, producing MKYNPNEIEARWQKYWAENGTFRAEDVSDKPKYYVLDMFPYPSGAGLHVGHPLGYIASDIYARYKRHQGFNVLHPQGYDSFGLPAEQYAIQTGQHPAITTETNIARYREQLDKIGFSFDWDREVRTSNPEYYKWTQWIFIQLFNSWYNKDAEKAEDIKALVAEFEANGNAKVNAVCDDNIPQFTAAQWKGYSGEEQQRMLLKYRLTYLAETEVNWCPALGTVLANDEIVNGVSERGGHPVIRKKMTQWSMRISAYAERLLQGLETIDWTESLKESQRNWIGKSVGASVTFKVKDNHNKFLHLLTGDDTGEYSIEVFTTRPDTIFGVSFMTLAPEHELVAKITTPEQKEAVEAYIEATSKRSERERMADVKTISGVFTGAYAEHPFTKEPVPIWIGDYVLAGYGTGAVMAVPSGDQRDYDFAKHFNIPIKNIFDGVDISEEAYASKDNVKLKDSDFLNGLDYKKATKKAIEALEDIEQGRGKTNYRLRDAVFSRQRYWGEPFPVYYVNGLPQMIEGKHLPIRLPDVEKYLPTEDGQPPLGNSKEWAWSVAEHKVVSNDHIDNVSVFPLELNTMPGWAGSSWYWLRYMDPHNDDEFVSKQAQQYWENVDLYIGGSEHATGHLLYSRFWNKFLKDRGFIVQEEPFKKLINQGMILGTSAFAFLKREAGKQTFVSKEEYNKNVDAEGLNGVTYQALHVDVSLVNASDELDVEGFKNHPLSQDFKGAEFILNDNGKYIVGREVEKMSKSKYNVVNPDDICEQYGADTLRLYEMFLGPLEQAKPWNTAGITGVSGFLKKLWKLYFDDNGLIVTSNPASKEAYKVLHRTIKKVQEDIENFSFNTSVSSFMIAVNELTAIKCHERTILEPLAVLISPYAPHIAEELWHRLGHQGSISKVKFPVFNPEHLVESSKEYPVSFNGKMRFKIELPMDMAVPDIEKAILADERTVQQLNGQQPKKVIVVPGKIINIVG from the coding sequence ATGAAATACAATCCTAACGAAATAGAGGCCAGGTGGCAAAAATACTGGGCTGAAAACGGAACCTTTAGGGCAGAAGACGTTTCTGATAAACCTAAATATTATGTGCTGGACATGTTTCCTTACCCATCTGGGGCGGGACTTCACGTAGGTCACCCGCTGGGATACATTGCATCTGATATTTATGCGCGCTACAAGCGCCATCAGGGATTTAATGTACTGCACCCGCAGGGATACGACAGCTTTGGCCTTCCGGCAGAACAGTATGCTATACAAACCGGGCAGCACCCTGCAATTACTACCGAAACCAATATTGCGCGCTACAGGGAGCAGCTTGATAAAATAGGCTTTTCGTTTGACTGGGACAGGGAAGTACGTACTTCTAACCCGGAGTATTACAAATGGACACAGTGGATATTTATCCAGCTGTTTAATTCATGGTATAATAAAGATGCCGAAAAGGCAGAAGATATTAAAGCCCTTGTTGCCGAGTTTGAAGCAAACGGTAATGCTAAAGTAAATGCTGTTTGTGATGACAACATTCCGCAGTTTACTGCTGCACAATGGAAAGGTTATAGCGGAGAGGAGCAACAGAGAATGTTGTTAAAATACCGCCTTACCTACCTTGCGGAGACCGAGGTTAACTGGTGTCCGGCTTTAGGTACGGTACTGGCTAACGACGAAATTGTAAACGGTGTTTCCGAAAGGGGAGGACATCCGGTTATCCGTAAAAAAATGACGCAATGGAGTATGAGGATTTCTGCTTATGCAGAAAGACTTTTACAGGGCCTTGAAACTATAGACTGGACAGAATCGTTAAAGGAAAGCCAGCGTAACTGGATAGGTAAATCGGTAGGTGCATCAGTTACATTTAAAGTAAAAGACAATCATAATAAATTCCTTCACCTGTTAACGGGTGATGATACAGGTGAATACAGCATTGAGGTGTTTACCACCCGTCCCGATACTATTTTTGGGGTGAGCTTTATGACGCTTGCACCGGAGCATGAACTTGTGGCTAAAATTACCACGCCGGAACAAAAAGAAGCTGTTGAGGCTTACATAGAAGCTACGTCAAAACGTAGCGAGCGCGAGCGTATGGCCGATGTAAAAACCATATCAGGGGTGTTTACAGGAGCTTATGCCGAGCATCCGTTTACAAAAGAGCCGGTGCCAATCTGGATAGGCGATTATGTACTGGCAGGTTATGGTACGGGAGCTGTTATGGCAGTGCCAAGCGGTGACCAGCGTGATTATGATTTTGCGAAGCATTTCAATATCCCTATCAAAAATATTTTTGACGGAGTTGATATTTCTGAAGAGGCATATGCTTCTAAAGATAACGTTAAGCTTAAGGATTCTGATTTCCTTAACGGACTTGACTATAAAAAAGCAACTAAAAAAGCCATTGAGGCTCTTGAAGATATAGAACAGGGAAGGGGTAAAACCAATTACCGCCTTCGTGATGCGGTTTTCTCGCGCCAGCGTTACTGGGGTGAGCCGTTCCCGGTTTATTATGTAAACGGGTTACCGCAAATGATAGAAGGCAAGCATTTGCCAATACGTCTTCCGGATGTGGAGAAATACCTTCCTACCGAAGACGGGCAGCCACCTCTTGGAAACTCTAAAGAATGGGCGTGGAGTGTTGCCGAACATAAAGTGGTTAGCAACGACCATATCGATAATGTATCGGTATTCCCGTTAGAGCTTAATACCATGCCGGGTTGGGCAGGTAGTTCATGGTACTGGTTACGTTATATGGATCCGCATAACGACGATGAGTTTGTGTCTAAACAGGCACAACAGTACTGGGAAAATGTAGATTTATACATAGGCGGTAGTGAGCATGCTACAGGTCATTTATTATACAGCCGTTTTTGGAACAAGTTTTTAAAAGACCGTGGTTTTATAGTTCAGGAAGAACCGTTTAAAAAGTTGATAAACCAGGGTATGATTTTGGGAACTTCGGCTTTTGCCTTCCTAAAAAGAGAAGCTGGTAAGCAAACTTTTGTAAGTAAAGAGGAGTATAATAAAAATGTTGATGCCGAAGGTCTTAATGGTGTTACTTATCAGGCTCTTCACGTGGATGTGTCTCTTGTAAATGCTTCGGATGAACTGGATGTTGAAGGTTTTAAAAATCATCCGTTAAGTCAGGATTTCAAAGGAGCTGAATTTATATTGAATGATAACGGTAAATATATCGTTGGTCGTGAGGTAGAAAAAATGTCCAAATCAAAATATAATGTTGTAAATCCTGATGATATCTGTGAACAATATGGTGCAGATACCTTAAGGCTATATGAAATGTTCCTTGGTCCGCTGGAGCAGGCCAAGCCTTGGAATACGGCCGGTATTACAGGGGTGTCGGGCTTCCTTAAAAAATTATGGAAACTGTATTTTGATGATAATGGGCTAATTGTTACTTCTAACCCTGCAAGTAAGGAGGCTTACAAAGTGCTGCATAGAACCATCAAAAAAGTACAGGAAGATATAGAGAACTTCTCGTTCAATACATCGGTAAGTTCGTTTATGATTGCCGTTAACGAGCTTACGGCTATAAAATGCCACGAACGTACCATACTCGAGCCGCTTGCAGTGCTTATTTCGCCTTATGCACCGCACATTGCCGAGGAGCTTTGGCACAGGCTGGGGCATCAGGGAAGTATTTCTAAAGTGAAGTTCCCTGTGTTTAACCCTGAGCATCTGGTAGAAAGCAGCAAGGAGTATCCGGTGTCGTTTAACGGTAAGATGCGCTTTAAAATAGAACTGCCTATGGATATGGCAGTGCCTGATATTGAAAAAGCTATTCTTGCAGATGAGCGTACTGTACAACAGCTTAACGGACAGCAACCTAAAAAGGTAATTGTTGTACCGGGTAAGATTATTAATATTGTTGGGTAA
- a CDS encoding zinc metallopeptidase, with translation MALGYYILIGIIALASYAVSAKLKSKFAYYSKVHLRNGMSGAEIAQKMLADNGIYDVKVMSTSGSLTDHYNPANKTVNLSESVYNQRNAAAAAVAAHEVGHAVQHAQAYSMLQFRSKMVPVVSVSSNLAPILIIIGIVLGAAANMGIGFYVAVLGLVLMAIATLFSFITLPVEYDASNRALAWLKSKNMLSQQEYAGAEDSLKWAARTYVVAALGSLAMLLYWALQLFGGSRD, from the coding sequence ATGGCATTAGGATATTATATATTAATTGGTATTATAGCTTTAGCAAGCTATGCAGTAAGTGCTAAGTTAAAGAGTAAGTTTGCATACTACTCTAAAGTGCATTTACGTAACGGCATGAGCGGAGCCGAAATTGCTCAAAAAATGTTAGCCGATAACGGTATTTATGATGTTAAAGTTATGTCTACATCAGGTAGCCTGACCGACCATTATAACCCGGCGAATAAAACCGTAAACCTAAGTGAATCCGTATATAACCAACGTAATGCTGCTGCGGCTGCAGTGGCTGCACACGAGGTAGGCCATGCTGTACAGCATGCACAGGCATACAGTATGCTGCAGTTTAGGTCTAAAATGGTTCCGGTTGTTAGTGTGTCGTCTAACCTCGCGCCTATACTTATTATAATTGGTATTGTGCTGGGTGCTGCCGCAAATATGGGTATTGGCTTTTATGTAGCTGTTTTAGGTCTGGTGCTTATGGCAATAGCTACATTATTCAGTTTTATTACGCTTCCGGTGGAGTATGATGCCAGTAACCGTGCTTTAGCGTGGCTTAAAAGCAAAAATATGCTTTCGCAGCAGGAATATGCAGGGGCTGAGGATTCGCTTAAATGGGCTGCACGTACATATGTAGTTGCTGCATTGGGTTCGCTGGCAATGTTATTGTATTGGGCGCTTCAGTTATTTGGAGGTTCCAGGGATTAA
- a CDS encoding Lrp/AsnC family transcriptional regulator: MKINSLQIEIDGIDKEILRYLMEDARKPILQIAAKIGISGAAIHQRLRKLEQAGVISGSKFIVNTKVLGYSTMAFVGIYLEKASSNFEAVKELRKIPEVLECHYTTGNWSILIKMICRDNEHLMQLLNKKIQPINGVSRTETFISLEQQIERQIQL, translated from the coding sequence ATGAAGATAAATTCGCTACAGATAGAAATAGATGGGATTGACAAAGAGATTTTACGCTACCTGATGGAAGATGCCCGCAAACCCATTTTACAGATTGCCGCAAAAATAGGCATATCGGGGGCTGCCATACACCAACGCCTTCGTAAACTGGAACAGGCAGGCGTTATATCCGGATCTAAATTTATAGTAAATACAAAGGTCTTGGGTTACAGCACCATGGCTTTTGTGGGTATTTATCTTGAAAAGGCATCCAGTAACTTTGAGGCAGTTAAGGAATTGCGCAAAATACCCGAAGTACTGGAATGCCATTACACCACCGGTAACTGGTCTATTCTTATAAAAATGATTTGCCGCGATAACGAACATCTCATGCAGTTGCTCAACAAAAAGATCCAACCCATAAATGGTGTGTCGCGCACAGAAACCTTTATATCGCTGGAACAGCAAATTGAAAGACAGATACAGCTTTAA
- a CDS encoding saccharopine dehydrogenase family protein — MRHILIIGAGRSASSLIKYLLNKSEAENLHLTIADLSLELAQKKVGAHPRATAIAFDIFNAEQRHTQISKANIVISMLPAHLHYEVAKDCITHKKHLVTASYISPAMQELDEQVKANNLVFMNEIGLDPGIDHMSAMKVLDEIRDKGGKVILFESFCGGLVAPESDNNLWNYKFTWNPRNVVLAGQGGTAKFIQEGTYKYIPYNKLFRRTEFMDVEGYGRFEGYANRDSLKYRSVYGLDDVKTLYRGTLRRVGFSKAWNMFVQLGMTDDSYIMENSETMSYRDFVNAFLPYHPTDSVELKLRHSLKLDQDDIQWDKLVELDIFNPNKIVGLINATPAQILEKILSDKWTLSPEDKDMIVMYHKFGYELNGERKQIDATMVCIGEDQTYTAMAKTVGLPVAMATLQILNGNIITPGVQLPLNKEVYLPILKELEEFGVVFHEKQVHYTGYNANNVVS, encoded by the coding sequence ATGAGGCATATATTAATTATTGGCGCAGGACGCTCTGCATCATCATTAATTAAGTACCTTTTAAACAAATCGGAAGCAGAGAACCTGCACCTTACCATTGCAGACCTGTCTTTAGAGCTTGCGCAAAAGAAAGTGGGCGCTCATCCGCGTGCTACAGCAATAGCTTTTGATATTTTTAATGCTGAACAACGACATACTCAGATAAGTAAAGCCAACATAGTAATATCTATGCTGCCGGCACATCTTCACTATGAAGTAGCGAAAGACTGTATAACCCACAAAAAGCACCTTGTAACCGCATCATATATTAGCCCTGCCATGCAGGAGCTGGATGAGCAGGTTAAGGCAAACAATCTTGTTTTCATGAACGAGATTGGGCTTGATCCGGGCATTGACCATATGAGTGCCATGAAGGTACTGGATGAAATTCGTGATAAAGGCGGAAAGGTTATCTTGTTTGAATCATTTTGCGGAGGACTTGTAGCTCCGGAAAGCGATAATAACCTTTGGAATTATAAATTTACATGGAACCCCCGCAATGTGGTTTTAGCAGGACAGGGCGGTACTGCAAAGTTTATTCAGGAAGGTACTTACAAATACATCCCTTACAACAAACTGTTTCGCAGGACAGAGTTTATGGACGTGGAAGGTTACGGCCGTTTTGAAGGGTATGCTAACCGCGATTCATTAAAATACCGCAGCGTTTACGGACTTGATGATGTTAAAACATTATACAGGGGAACCCTGCGCAGGGTAGGCTTCTCTAAAGCCTGGAACATGTTTGTACAGCTTGGAATGACCGACGATTCTTATATCATGGAAAACTCAGAAACCATGAGTTACCGCGATTTTGTGAATGCATTCCTCCCCTATCACCCTACCGATTCGGTTGAACTTAAACTGAGACATAGCCTTAAGCTGGATCAGGATGATATACAATGGGACAAACTGGTGGAGCTTGATATTTTTAATCCTAACAAGATTGTTGGACTTATAAATGCTACTCCTGCCCAAATACTGGAAAAGATTTTAAGTGATAAATGGACGCTTAGCCCGGAAGACAAAGACATGATTGTGATGTACCATAAATTTGGTTACGAACTTAACGGCGAGCGCAAACAGATAGATGCTACCATGGTATGTATAGGTGAAGACCAAACCTATACCGCAATGGCAAAAACAGTAGGTTTACCGGTAGCTATGGCTACACTGCAAATACTTAACGGAAATATTATCACGCCGGGTGTACAACTTCCTCTAAACAAAGAAGTATACCTGCCAATATTAAAAGAACTGGAAGAATTTGGGGTTGTTTTTCACGAAAAGCAAGTTCACTACACCGGCTATAATGCCAATAACGTAGTGAGCTAA
- a CDS encoding DUF423 domain-containing protein: MDKKTIAIAAILGATGIILGAFGAHGLKKLIEPDSIAVFETGVKYQMYHALFLLFIGIVTRISDKAKKTILILTVLGVLFFSGSIYFLACNSLFAFDFKTIGFITPVGGLLLISVWVVLFLQIMKQKE, encoded by the coding sequence ATGGACAAAAAAACTATAGCTATTGCTGCAATACTGGGAGCTACAGGTATAATACTTGGGGCATTTGGTGCACACGGATTAAAAAAACTTATAGAGCCCGATTCTATAGCCGTATTTGAAACGGGGGTAAAATATCAAATGTATCATGCCTTATTTCTTCTTTTTATCGGTATTGTAACACGCATTTCAGACAAGGCAAAAAAGACCATTTTGATACTTACCGTTTTAGGGGTGCTTTTCTTCTCCGGATCGATCTATTTTTTGGCCTGTAATTCACTTTTTGCATTCGATTTCAAAACGATAGGATTTATCACTCCTGTTGGAGGATTGTTATTAATTAGCGTGTGGGTAGTATTATTTTTACAGATAATGAAGCAAAAGGAATAA